From the genome of Triticum aestivum cultivar Chinese Spring chromosome 1A, IWGSC CS RefSeq v2.1, whole genome shotgun sequence:
TGGTGCGGACCATGCCGCATCATGGCTCCAATTTTTGCTGATCTCGCCAAGAAGTTCCCAGCTGCTGTTTTCCTCAAGGTCGACGTTGATGAACTGAAGGTAAAGGAACTTATGACTCTGTTTACAGAGTATTGTGGTACAAAATCAGAGCTGTGTCACTAACAAAGCTTTATTGTTGTATAAACAGCCCATTGCTGAGCAATTCAGCGTCGAGGCCATGCCAACCTTCCTGTTCATGAAGGAAGGAGACGTCAAGGACAGGGTTGTCGGAGCTATCAAGGAGGAGCTGACGACCAAGGTTGGGCTCCACGCGGCTGCCTAGTAATCACCTAGCGGAGTAGTATTCGCCTAAATAAAATTGCCGCTTGAGAAGTAGTGCCTCCAATGGCACCGGATATGCTGTGTACTGCTTGCTTCTTGTGAGTTTATGGATGATGGTGAATCAAGTGTGACTTTATTCGGTAAATGGTTGATTTCATAAGGAGCTGATATGTCCCAAGTAATTAGCATGTCGAAATGCTATGATACTTGAATCTATGTGGTCTCAAGCCGGTACATTGTTCCCCTCTTCATTCTTGGGCTCACCCGACCTGCTGGGGCTTCCGGCGGCGGAGCTCTAGCCTGGAGCCTCCAAGAAGGCAATGCAATGCACTGGTTCCTGGTTAATGCTTAGTGGCTTAGTGGAACCTGGCCTTTCTCTGAGTGTAAACTCAAATTCTTCCATTTTGAAAACCACTGACCTCTAGCAGTTGGAACCGGGGAACCAGATATTTCTCCTCAAACTCCTCAAAAATCAATTATAAGCTGAGGATAATCAGAGCAGAAATCAGACAATGGGCTAGGTCTAAATCAAGCTTACAAACTCTACTGGCCAACAGCAAGCATGTGATTCAGTACACTGAAGCAGTGGAAGAAAGAAGGAAGCTGTCAGCACTTGAGTTGGTTTTAACTTTTAAGAGCATATGCCAACAAAGAGGCCCAGCAGCTGATTTTGTGGCAAACTAGCATGTGGAGATGACTGAGCAAAGATCAGAGATTGTATGTTTTGGGAGATTAAAACACGCAATTCTTCTACGCCGCTGTAAATTGTCACTCCAGAAAAAACAGAATTACTCCTGATGAGAGATGACATACAGCACTCTGAGAATTCAGAAAAGCTGACTATTGCTGCGGAGTTCTTCACAAACTTGTTTGGAAAGGACTCATCTCTTCCAGTTATTGATCCCGCAAATCTGTATGGTCAACTCGACATTAGTATGTTGGATGAACCTATCTCCTGGGCTGAGATTGTTAATATGCTATCAATAACCTGGGCCTTCCTTTATGTACCCAAAAAAATACGCATGGCATGCTAATGCCAGTAATTCAGAGTGGACAAAAGACTCTGTGGGTGTCTGGCCATCTTTCTTTCTTGGGGAGGAAGATTAATATTGATCAACTCCGTGCTCGGTGCGATTCCAAATCATTTCATGGCATGCTTCTTGTGGCCTAAAGAGTCTTTAAAAAAGCTGGAACAAATCCTGTGAGGTTTTCTTTGGCAAGGAAAGAGTTCTGCAAGTGGAGGACATTGTTTAGTGGGTTCTGTCAAGTTGCCGAAGGCCAATGGAGGGCATTGTTTAGTGGATGAGGGACCCTGAAGCTCACTGTTGAGGATAgtatttgtgcatgtatattgttttttgtACATTAGGCCCACATCTTTAGttgttgtatagattgaggtaGAGGCCCCACATTATACTTATATATACCGTGTATATTGCACCGAatcaatacatcgtgcaattcatACATCTAATATGATATCAGTTTTTAGGTTCTAAACCCTAATCTTCCGCTGGCGCCGTCGCCGCCGTGCGTCAACCGCACCGGCCGCCGCTTTTCCTCTCGCTAATCACGCACTAGCCGCCGCTAATCCTGCCAGCCGCCGCTAGCCCGCCCGCCCGCTGCACTGCCTTCCACGCTCTCCAGGTCGTCCCGTCGCTCGCCAGATCGTCCTATTCCCTCGTCCTGCCCGCTAGCGACacgccgccgcctcccgatcccacGTCCCGAGGCCACCGCTCGTCCTGCTCGCACTAACACCACGCTACACGCATCACCATCGCTGCTGTAGCTCGCATCGCCTGCCGCGCCACACGCATCGCCAGGTAGACCAAGCCGCTCACACCGTCCCGTTTCCGCCATGTCGTCTGTCACTTCCTACGCGTCCACCAACTCCAACCCGTTCGCCGACGCCAACCCCCCTGACGTCAACGACATCCGCAAGCTTAACATC
Proteins encoded in this window:
- the LOC542883 gene encoding thioredoxin H-type-like gives rise to the protein MAAAATATTTAAATAAAVGPGEVISVHSLEQWTMQIEEANAAKKLVVIDFTASWCGPCRIMAPIFADLAKKFPAAVFLKVDVDELKPIAEQFSVEAMPTFLFMKEGDVKDRVVGAIKEELTTKVGLHAAA